One window of the Rosa rugosa chromosome 3, drRosRugo1.1, whole genome shotgun sequence genome contains the following:
- the LOC133739543 gene encoding uncharacterized protein LOC133739543, with protein sequence MEAVALDRSMSSCKQIRMMMARRSFPSSENVAPSMNFHGGLLQAPHAHPPPSFSSFNPSLFNHYMQQQFLQPQQQPPLLPLPVSKPLHQSLPSRTRSLSRPPTARKTNNARSQSLTPKKPKSKQSKKEDINSMPADCFIIASTTRLGPDPNDLPRDVTKVLSSSSGKTTLIGSVGVGEHKDNFSSSIFTLAPPPSSLPLPRFSLKPPRRCKAEAVGVDAGATDNLCRLLRLR encoded by the coding sequence ATGGAGGCTGTTGCTTTAGACCGGTCGATGTCTTCCTGCAAGCAAATTAGAATGATGATGGCAAGAAGAAGCTTCCCTTCCTCTGAAAATGTTGCTCCAAGTATGAACTTCCATGGAGGTCTCTTGCAGGCTCCTCATGCTCATCCTCCTCCCTCATTCTCCTCCTTTAACCCCTCCCTCTTCAATCATTATATGCAGCAACAGTTTCTTCAACCACAGCAGCAACCGCCTCTGCTTCCTCTGCCGGTTTCAAAACCACTACACCAGTCTCTCCCATCTCGTACTCGAAGCCTCTCCCGCCCTCCCACCGCCAGAAAGACCAACAACGCCAGAAGCCAATCCCTGACTCCAAAGAAGCCAAAGTCGAAACAATCCAAGAAGGAAGACATTAATTCCATGCCTGCAGACTGCTTCATCATTGCTTCCACCACCCGTTTGGGACCCGATCCAAATGATCTCCCTAGAGATGTCACTAAGGTGTTGTCATCTTCATCGGGTAAGACTACTCTTATTGGTagtgttggagttggagaacaCAAGGACAATTTTTCAAGTTCCATTTTCACTCTCGCACCACCTCCGAGTAGCTTGCCCCTGCCGAGGTTTTCTCTGAAACCGCCGAGGCGATGCAAGGCAGAAGCTGTGGGAGTTGATGCCGGAGCAACGGACAATCTATGCCGTCTTCTACGTCTCCGGTGA
- the LOC133736495 gene encoding synaptotagmin-2-like, protein MGILSSILGFCGFGIGTSIGLVIGYYMFIYFQPTDVKHPLIRPMVEQDSETLQRMLSEIPLWVKNPDYDRLDWLNKFVEIMWPYLDKAICKTAKTIAKPIIAEQIPKYKIDSVDFEVLTLGTLPPTFQGMKVYVTGEKELIMELSLKWAGNPNITVAAKAFGLKATVQVVDLQVFASPRITLKPLVPTFPCFSKIFVSLMEKPHVDFGLKLLGADAMAIPGLYRFVQELIKDQVANMYLWPKYLEVTIMDPKLAMRKPVGILTVKVLKATKLKKKDLMGGADPYVKLKLTEDKLPSKKTTVKHKTLNPEWNEEFHLSVRDPETQALEFMIYDWEKVGRHDKMGINVIPLSELTPDESKVMTPDILKNMDPNDAQNEKSRGQLVLELLYKPFKEDEMPEDKEDSNEVQKAPEGTPASGGLLVVHIHEAEDLEGKHHTNPHVRLLFKGEERRTKHFKKNRDPRFNEEFQFMLEEPPKAHDRLHVEVVSTSSRMGLLHPKENLGYVDINLADVVSNRRINEKHNLIDSKNGRIQIELQWRTS, encoded by the exons ATGGGTATTCTGAGTTCTATACTGGGTTTTTGTGGTTTTGGAATTGGAACTTCAATTGGACTTGTGATCGGGTATTACATGTTCATCTACTTCCAGCCTACTGATGTTAAG CATCCTCTGATTCGTCCTATGGTTGAGCAAGATTCGGAAACGTTGCAACGGATGCTTTCGGAGATCCCCTTGTGGGTTAAAAACCCAGACTATGATCGT CTTGACTGGCTTAACAAATTTGTTGAGATTATGTGGCCTTATCTGGACAAG GCAATTTGCAAGACTGCAAAGACCATAGCAAAGCCCATTATTGCTGAGCAAATTCCAAAATATAAAATCGACTCTGTTGATTTTGAAGTACTTACATTGGGCACCCTACCACCAACTTTTCAAG GAATGAAAGTTTATGTCACTGGTGAGAAGGAATTAATTATGGAACTATCCTTGAAGTGGGCAGGAAATCCTAACATTACTGTTGCAGCTAAAGCATTTGGGTTGAAAGCCACAGTTCAG GTGGTTGACTTGCAAGTGTTTGCGTCCCCACGTATCACCCTGAAGCCTCTGGTTCCGACCTTTCCTTGTTTTTCAAAAATCTTTGTTTCTCTTATGGAGAAG CCACATGTTGACTTCGGACTAAAACTCCTTGGAGCAGATGCAATGGCTATTCCAGGCCTGTATAGGTTTGTGCAG GAGCTTATTAAGGATCAAGTGGCAAATATGTACCTATGGCCCAAATACCTAGAAGTAACTATCATGGATCCCAAACT TGCCATGAGGAAACCCGTTGGGATTCTCACTGTAAAGGTTCTGAAGGCCACAAAACTCAAAAAGAAAGATTTAATGGGAGGAGCAGATCCTTATGTAAAACTCAAGCTGACTGAGGACAAGCTTCCTTCAAAGAAAACAACAGTGAAACACAAAACTTTGAACCCTGAATGGAATGAGGAATTTCATTTGTCTGTTAGAGACCCTGAAACTCAAGCATTGGAATTTATGATTTATGATTGGGAAAAG GTTGGCCGACACGATAAGATGGGTATAAATGTTATTCCCTTGAGCGAACTTACTCCTGATGAGTCTAAAGTTATGACTCCTGACATACTGAAAAACATGGACCCAAATGATGCTCAAAATGAGAAGTCGCGTGGACAGCTTGTTCTGGAACTGCTCTATAAACCCTTCAAGGAGGATGAGATGCCTGAAGATAAGGAAGATTCAAATGAGGTACAGAAGGCTCCTGAAGGAACTCCTGCAAGTGGTGGTCTGCTTGTAGTACACATCCATGAAGCTGAAGATTTGGAAGGAAAGCACCACACTAATCCACATGTGCGATTACTATTCAAAGGGGAGGAGAGAAGAACCAAG CATTTCAAGAAAAATCGGGACCCAAGATTTAACGAGGAGTTTCAGTTTATGTTAGAAGAACCACCTAAAGCTCATGATAGGCTTCATGTTGAGGTAGTCAGCACCTCCTCGAGGATGGGCCTGCTGCATCCCAAG GAAAATCTTGGATATGTGGATATAAATCTAGCGGATGTTGTTAGCAATAGAAGAATCAATGAGAAGCACAATCTGATCGACTCGAAGAATGGACGGATTCAAATCGAGCTGCAGTGGCGAACATCCTGA